The following proteins are co-located in the Massilia litorea genome:
- a CDS encoding bifunctional acetate--CoA ligase family protein/GNAT family N-acetyltransferase, with the protein MSVRNLNKLFAPRSVALIGASNRPGSLGTTLLHNLMAGGFRGSIHPVNPNYTELAGLPTVASVADLAAAPDLAVICTPPATLPTIIRQLGEKGTRAAIVLSAGLAEARDERGRSLKQAMLDAANPYLLRILGPNSAGLLAPGLGLNASVANSGALPGRIAFVSQSGALMTGVLDRARSRGIGFSHFIALGDSSDVDLGDVLDYLASDGGTSSILLYVEHLRYARKFMSAARAAARSKPTLVLKAGRAGAARFGQPRAAASESGALAGMDDVFDAAIRRAGMLRVFTTEQLFAAVETLAHARPLHGERLAILANGVGPGVLAFDALVCGGGVAATLAPATIERLAAVLPRRVAHANPVNLHGDAEPERYRQALEILLQDPNADAVLVVHAPTATVDSADVARAIAPLAKGASRNVLSCWLGGDSVLEAREIASSAGMPTFDTPEDAVAGFLQIVHYRQNQNLLMQVPPSVSSIAASERGMARALVREALAAGRYLLSDPETKAILRAYGMALVETRAAQTVDDAVAAARSIGFPVAVKILSPDVMHKSDVGGVALDLDSEQAVRAAAQRVRKRLGEMRPDARFEGFSVQAMARRPEGHELILGAATDPVFGPVILFGQGGIAAQVADDHAVALPPLNAVLAREMIDRTRVARLLAGYRNRPPADMDAIVATLVQVSRLVCDIPEIVELDINPLLADANGAIVLDARMRLALADRSGSTLDRLAIRPYPRELEETIDWCGAPLLLRPVRPEDGPAHLRLFDALTPDDVRYRMFVRVRELQPSQLARFTQIDYDREMAFIATRTGPDGLPETLGVGRVVADPDNVSAEFAVTVRSDLKGHGLGRILMQKLIDYCRVRGTREIVGEVLPQNSRMIALVRKLGFTVSPSGEEGVRKLTLTLR; encoded by the coding sequence ATGAGCGTCCGCAACCTGAATAAACTGTTCGCGCCGCGCTCGGTGGCGCTGATCGGCGCCTCGAACCGTCCCGGCAGCCTGGGCACCACGCTGCTGCACAACCTGATGGCAGGCGGCTTTCGCGGCAGCATCCACCCGGTCAATCCGAACTACACCGAACTGGCCGGACTGCCCACCGTGGCCAGCGTGGCGGACCTGGCGGCCGCGCCCGACCTGGCCGTGATCTGCACCCCGCCGGCAACGCTGCCGACGATCATCCGCCAGCTGGGCGAAAAAGGGACGCGCGCGGCCATCGTGCTCAGCGCCGGCCTGGCCGAGGCCCGCGACGAGCGCGGCCGCTCCCTGAAGCAGGCCATGCTCGATGCGGCCAATCCCTATTTGCTGCGCATCCTCGGGCCGAACAGTGCGGGCCTGCTGGCGCCCGGCCTGGGCCTGAACGCCAGCGTCGCCAATAGCGGCGCGCTGCCTGGACGGATTGCCTTCGTTTCGCAATCGGGCGCGCTGATGACCGGGGTGCTCGACCGGGCACGCTCGCGCGGGATCGGCTTCTCGCATTTCATTGCGCTCGGCGATTCGAGCGACGTCGACCTCGGCGACGTGCTCGACTACCTGGCCAGCGATGGCGGAACCAGCTCGATCCTGCTCTATGTGGAACACCTGCGCTATGCCCGTAAATTCATGTCGGCCGCGCGCGCGGCGGCACGCAGCAAGCCGACCCTGGTGCTGAAGGCCGGGCGCGCCGGTGCCGCAAGGTTCGGCCAGCCCCGCGCCGCCGCCAGCGAGAGCGGGGCGCTGGCGGGCATGGACGACGTGTTCGACGCGGCGATCCGGCGCGCCGGCATGCTGCGTGTGTTCACCACCGAGCAGCTGTTCGCAGCGGTCGAGACCCTCGCGCACGCAAGACCGCTGCACGGCGAGCGCCTGGCGATCCTCGCCAACGGCGTCGGTCCCGGCGTGCTCGCCTTCGACGCCCTGGTCTGCGGCGGCGGCGTCGCCGCGACCCTGGCGCCGGCGACGATCGAGCGCCTGGCCGCCGTGTTGCCGCGCCGGGTCGCGCATGCCAATCCGGTCAACCTGCACGGCGACGCCGAACCCGAACGCTACCGCCAGGCGCTCGAGATCCTGCTGCAGGACCCGAACGCCGACGCCGTGCTGGTCGTGCACGCGCCGACCGCCACCGTCGACAGCGCCGACGTCGCGCGCGCGATCGCGCCGCTGGCGAAAGGCGCCTCGCGCAACGTCCTCTCGTGCTGGCTGGGCGGCGACTCGGTCCTCGAGGCGCGCGAGATTGCATCCAGCGCCGGCATGCCGACCTTCGACACGCCCGAAGACGCGGTCGCGGGCTTCCTGCAGATCGTCCACTACCGCCAGAACCAGAACCTCTTGATGCAGGTACCGCCCTCGGTCTCGAGCATCGCCGCCAGCGAACGGGGCATGGCGCGCGCGCTGGTGCGCGAAGCGCTGGCCGCGGGCCGCTACCTGCTGTCCGACCCCGAGACCAAGGCGATCCTGCGTGCCTACGGCATGGCGCTGGTCGAGACGCGCGCGGCCCAGACCGTCGACGACGCGGTGGCCGCCGCGCGCAGCATCGGCTTTCCAGTGGCCGTCAAGATCCTCTCGCCGGACGTGATGCACAAGTCGGACGTCGGCGGCGTGGCGCTCGACCTCGACTCCGAACAGGCGGTGCGCGCCGCCGCCCAGCGCGTGCGCAAGCGCCTCGGCGAGATGCGCCCGGATGCGCGCTTCGAGGGCTTTTCGGTGCAGGCGATGGCGCGCAGGCCGGAAGGGCATGAGCTGATCCTGGGCGCGGCGACCGACCCGGTGTTCGGGCCGGTGATCCTGTTCGGCCAGGGCGGCATCGCGGCGCAGGTGGCGGACGACCACGCGGTGGCGCTGCCGCCGCTGAACGCGGTGCTGGCGCGCGAGATGATCGACCGCACGCGGGTGGCGCGGCTGCTGGCCGGCTACCGCAACCGGCCGCCGGCCGACATGGATGCGATCGTCGCGACCCTGGTGCAGGTCTCGCGCCTGGTGTGCGACATCCCGGAAATCGTCGAACTCGACATCAACCCGCTGCTGGCCGACGCCAATGGCGCCATCGTGCTCGACGCCCGCATGCGCCTGGCGCTGGCCGACCGTTCCGGCAGCACCCTCGACCGCCTCGCGATCCGGCCCTATCCGCGCGAACTGGAAGAGACCATCGACTGGTGCGGCGCGCCGCTGCTGCTGCGGCCGGTGCGGCCCGAGGACGGGCCGGCCCACCTGCGGCTGTTCGACGCGCTGACGCCGGACGACGTGCGCTACCGGATGTTCGTGCGCGTGCGCGAACTGCAGCCCTCGCAGCTGGCGCGCTTCACCCAGATCGACTACGACCGCGAGATGGCCTTCATCGCAACCAGGACCGGGCCGGACGGGTTGCCCGAGACGCTTGGGGTAGGGCGCGTGGTGGCCGACCCGGACAACGTCAGCGCCGAGTTCGCGGTGACGGTGCGCTCGGACCTGAAAGGGCATGGCCTGGGCCGGATCCTGATGCAGAAGCTGATCGATTACTGCCGGGTGCGCGGCACCCGCGAGATCGTCGGCGAGGTCCTGCCGCAGAACAGCCGCATGATCGCCCTGGTGCGCAAGCTCGGCTTCACGGTCTCGCCCTCGGGCGAGGAGGGCGTGCGCAAGCTGACGCTGACGCTGCGCTGA
- a CDS encoding DEAD/DEAH box helicase yields the protein MSFSSLGLIDQIAGTLATLGYSTPTPVQSQAIPAVLAGRDVMAAAQTGTGKTAGFALPLIQRLAMKGQLSPNAARALVLVPTRELAEQVHESVKAYSAGLPLRTMVAYGGVSINPQMMHLRKGVDLLVATPGRLLDLERQNALKLNGVTMLVLDEADRMLDLGFSRELDQILAALPKTRQTLLFSATFSDPIRALGNRLLRDPVRIETAPRNTTVKAIKQWVVPVDKKRKPELFLHLLKQHGWGQVLAFVKTRRGVDELVELLAAKRIDADSIHGDKPQPARLRALERFKAGEVRILVATDVAARGLDIDDLPVVVNVDLPIVAEDYVHRTGRTGRAGASGEAVSLVCADEVNQLAAIEQLTGQTLQRVEEPGFAPDHRVPETNASGQVVKKPKKPKKPKGDAKVVSEDVRFRR from the coding sequence ATGTCGTTTTCCTCGCTCGGCCTGATCGACCAGATCGCAGGCACCCTCGCTACGCTCGGCTACAGCACACCGACCCCGGTCCAGTCGCAGGCCATTCCCGCCGTCCTGGCCGGACGCGACGTCATGGCCGCGGCCCAGACCGGTACCGGCAAGACGGCCGGCTTCGCCCTGCCGCTGATCCAGCGCCTGGCCATGAAAGGCCAGCTGTCCCCCAACGCGGCGCGCGCCCTGGTGCTGGTGCCCACGCGCGAACTGGCCGAGCAGGTGCACGAGAGCGTCAAGGCCTACAGCGCCGGCCTGCCCCTGCGCACCATGGTGGCCTATGGCGGGGTCAGCATCAATCCGCAGATGATGCACCTGCGTAAAGGCGTCGACCTGCTGGTCGCCACGCCCGGCCGCCTGCTCGACCTGGAGCGCCAGAATGCCCTGAAACTGAACGGCGTGACGATGCTGGTGCTGGACGAAGCGGACCGCATGCTCGACCTCGGCTTTTCACGCGAACTCGACCAGATCCTGGCCGCCCTGCCGAAGACACGCCAGACCCTGCTGTTCTCGGCGACCTTCTCGGATCCGATCCGGGCGCTGGGCAACAGGCTGCTGCGCGACCCGGTCCGGATCGAGACGGCGCCGCGCAACACGACGGTCAAGGCCATCAAACAGTGGGTAGTGCCGGTCGACAAGAAGCGCAAGCCCGAACTCTTCCTGCACCTGCTCAAGCAGCACGGCTGGGGCCAGGTGCTGGCCTTCGTCAAGACCCGGCGCGGGGTCGACGAACTGGTCGAGCTGCTGGCGGCGAAACGCATCGATGCCGATTCGATCCACGGCGACAAGCCGCAGCCGGCGCGCCTGCGCGCGCTCGAGCGCTTCAAGGCGGGCGAGGTCCGGATCCTGGTGGCGACCGATGTCGCCGCGCGCGGGCTCGACATCGACGACCTGCCGGTGGTGGTGAACGTCGACCTGCCGATCGTGGCCGAGGATTATGTGCACCGTACCGGGCGCACGGGGCGGGCCGGCGCCTCCGGCGAGGCGGTGTCGCTGGTCTGCGCCGACGAAGTCAACCAGCTGGCGGCCATCGAGCAGCTGACCGGGCAGACCCTGCAACGGGTCGAGGAACCCGGCTTCGCGCCCGATCACCGGGTGCCGGAGACGAATGCCAGCGGCCAGGTGGTCAAGAAACCTAAAAAGCCGAAGAAGCCGAAGGGCGATGCGAAGGTGGTCAGCGAGGACGTGCGCTTCCGGCGCTGA
- a CDS encoding NAD(P)/FAD-dependent oxidoreductase, with translation MQSEIVIVGGGAGGLELACKLGRKLGPARVMLVDTRLYHIWKPSLHEVAAGTLDIHQEGLSYQMLAHDNGFTFIYGPMTALDHVARRITVGAVRALDGEDVLHERHIDYGSLVIAVGSTSNYFGVPGAREHTISLNATEDAERFRLRMLRLMAVAEQAREERKDAEAALDVVIIGGGATGVELAAELREASGVYATYGFSRLQVKRDVRITLLEGAPRILAPLPERVSNAALKLLDERGIRVVNNCRVTKIEADRVLDHDGHVYPASLCVWAAGIRAPEFLGTLGLPVNKGGQIEVDGQLRVKGVPGVYALGDCAACIDAAGKPVPPRAQAAHQQADYLLKEFVRRAAGKPHNDKPYQYRDYGSLVSLGKTTSVGSLMGSLSGASWFVEGMVGRVMYTSLHLMHHQAVLGAMRTGVLAIARFLIRRTTPLVKLH, from the coding sequence TTGCAAAGCGAAATCGTCATCGTAGGTGGAGGAGCGGGCGGACTGGAGCTGGCCTGCAAACTGGGGCGCAAGCTGGGTCCCGCCAGGGTCATGCTGGTCGACACCCGCCTGTACCACATCTGGAAGCCCTCGCTGCACGAGGTGGCGGCCGGCACCCTCGACATCCACCAGGAGGGCCTCTCTTACCAGATGCTGGCCCACGATAACGGTTTCACCTTCATCTACGGCCCGATGACGGCGCTCGACCACGTGGCGCGCCGGATCACCGTCGGCGCCGTGCGCGCGCTCGATGGCGAAGACGTGCTTCACGAACGCCACATCGATTACGGCTCGCTCGTCATCGCGGTCGGCAGCACTTCGAATTATTTCGGCGTGCCCGGCGCGCGCGAACACACGATTTCCCTGAACGCCACCGAGGACGCCGAGCGCTTCCGCCTGCGCATGCTGCGCCTGATGGCGGTCGCCGAGCAGGCGCGGGAGGAACGCAAGGACGCCGAGGCGGCCCTCGACGTCGTCATCATCGGCGGCGGCGCCACCGGCGTCGAACTGGCGGCCGAACTGCGCGAGGCCTCGGGCGTGTATGCCACTTACGGGTTCTCGCGCCTGCAGGTCAAGCGCGACGTGCGCATCACCCTGCTCGAGGGCGCGCCGCGCATCCTGGCGCCGCTGCCGGAACGGGTCTCGAATGCGGCCCTGAAACTGCTGGACGAACGCGGCATCCGCGTCGTCAACAACTGCCGCGTGACGAAGATCGAGGCCGACCGCGTGCTCGATCACGACGGCCATGTCTATCCGGCCAGCCTGTGCGTCTGGGCAGCGGGCATCCGCGCGCCCGAATTCCTCGGCACGCTCGGCCTGCCGGTCAACAAGGGCGGCCAGATCGAAGTCGACGGGCAACTGCGTGTGAAGGGCGTTCCCGGCGTGTACGCGCTGGGCGACTGCGCCGCCTGCATCGACGCCGCGGGCAAGCCGGTCCCGCCGCGCGCCCAGGCGGCGCACCAGCAGGCCGACTACCTGCTGAAGGAATTCGTGCGGCGCGCGGCCGGCAAGCCGCACAATGACAAGCCGTATCAGTACCGGGATTATGGTTCGCTGGTCTCGCTCGGCAAGACCACCAGCGTCGGCAGCCTGATGGGTTCGCTGAGCGGCGCCAGCTGGTTCGTCGAAGGCATGGTCGGGCGCGTGATGTACACGAGCCTGCACCTGATGCACCACCAGGCTGTGCTGGGGGCGATGCGGACCGGGGTGCTGGCGATTGCGCGGTTCCTGATTCGCAGGACGACGCCACTGGTCAAGTTGCATTGA
- a CDS encoding cation diffusion facilitator family transporter: protein MNETDNDTKPATDSKKVIYAAIVANLGIAAAKFVVAAFTGSAAMLAEGIHSAVDTGNELLLLIGEKISARKPDARHPFGYGKAVYFWALVVALSVFSLGGGLSIYHGIQSLRAPEALTDPTWNYVVLGVAFLFEGYSWNVSRRALNGKRRPGASLWQTVKASKDASTFTVFIEDTAALIGIVVAAAGIFLGHLFDNVYIDPAASIAIGLLLVGASFTLARETGALLLGESVGVEQTGKLKELFRADPAIESVGQLMTMQLGPQDVLLTAAVRFRRGMRIDEVDVAIARLERAVEEFDPAITRVYFEAAALRSAMR from the coding sequence ATGAACGAAACCGATAACGACACCAAGCCCGCCACCGACAGCAAAAAGGTGATCTATGCCGCCATCGTCGCCAACCTCGGCATCGCCGCCGCCAAGTTCGTCGTCGCCGCGTTCACCGGCAGCGCCGCGATGCTCGCCGAAGGCATCCACTCGGCGGTTGATACCGGCAACGAGCTGCTGCTGCTCATCGGCGAAAAGATCAGCGCCAGGAAACCGGACGCGCGCCATCCCTTCGGCTACGGCAAGGCCGTGTACTTCTGGGCGCTGGTCGTCGCGCTGTCCGTGTTTTCGCTGGGCGGCGGGCTGTCGATCTACCACGGCATCCAGAGCCTGCGCGCGCCGGAAGCGCTGACCGACCCCACCTGGAACTATGTCGTGCTGGGCGTCGCCTTTCTTTTCGAAGGATACAGCTGGAACGTATCTCGCCGCGCACTGAACGGCAAGCGCCGTCCCGGCGCCTCGCTCTGGCAGACGGTCAAGGCGAGCAAGGACGCGTCGACCTTCACGGTCTTCATCGAGGATACGGCGGCGCTGATCGGCATCGTGGTGGCGGCGGCCGGCATTTTCCTGGGCCACCTGTTCGACAACGTGTATATCGATCCCGCCGCCTCGATCGCGATCGGCCTGCTGCTGGTGGGCGCTTCCTTCACGCTGGCGCGCGAGACCGGCGCCCTGCTGCTGGGCGAAAGCGTCGGCGTCGAACAGACCGGCAAGCTGAAGGAACTGTTTCGCGCCGACCCGGCCATCGAGAGCGTCGGCCAGCTGATGACGATGCAGCTGGGGCCGCAGGACGTGCTGCTGACGGCGGCCGTGCGCTTCAGGCGCGGCATGCGCATCGACGAGGTCGACGTGGCGATCGCCCGGCTCGAGCGCGCGGTGGAGGAATTCGACCCCGCGATCACGCGGGTGTATTTCGAGGCCGCCGCCCTGCGCTC